In the genome of Thermomicrobiales bacterium, one region contains:
- the nusB gene encoding transcription antitermination factor NusB — protein sequence MSGRRGRGFENRQARTLALQILFEGDLTDHTLEDIARRYTADMNIPQPVRRYLERLVSGVSEHLTEIDASIGGAATAFPVAQLPAVDRNILRVAIYELRHEQDVPMKAAINEAVELAKAFGGDNSSRFVNGVLGTIARTMPAAPQKDADEDADSEVPEVSD from the coding sequence ATGTCAGGCCGAAGGGGCCGTGGATTTGAAAACCGACAGGCGCGAACGCTCGCGCTGCAGATCCTGTTCGAAGGGGATCTCACCGATCACACACTGGAGGACATCGCTCGACGCTACACCGCAGATATGAACATCCCCCAGCCGGTGCGTCGCTACCTTGAGCGACTGGTCTCCGGCGTCTCCGAGCATTTGACGGAGATCGACGCCAGCATCGGCGGAGCGGCAACTGCGTTCCCGGTTGCACAGCTGCCCGCCGTAGACCGCAACATCCTCCGGGTCGCGATCTATGAGCTGCGGCACGAGCAGGATGTTCCGATGAAAGCAGCCATCAATGAGGCTGTCGAGCTCGCCAAAGCCTTCGGCGGCGACAACTCCAGCCGCTTCGTGAACGGCGTGCTTGGCACCATCGCCCGCACAATGCCCGCAGCACCGCAGAAGGACGCAGATGAGGATGCTGATAGCGAAGTGCCGGAAGTTAGCGACTGA
- the fabG gene encoding 3-oxoacyl-[acyl-carrier-protein] reductase yields the protein MQDNEQRVAIVTGAVRGIGRAIAHELAQDGFAVVVNYRGDADQAAALCDDLAQYGGATLAVRADITSPDDVAGLIEQTINTFGHLDALINNAGITRDTLLMRMSEEDWDAVLETNLKGAFLCSKAAIRPMMRRRSGSIVNLTSVVGLSGNAGQTNYSAAKAGLIGFTKSLAKEVGSRGITVNAVAPGFIETRLTDVLTDDTKAAMLERIPLGRFGTPEDVASAVRFLVSPAARYITGAVLSVDGGMAM from the coding sequence ATGCAAGACAATGAGCAGCGCGTTGCGATCGTCACCGGCGCTGTCCGCGGCATTGGTCGGGCCATTGCCCACGAGCTCGCGCAGGACGGCTTTGCCGTTGTTGTGAACTATCGCGGAGACGCGGATCAGGCGGCAGCACTGTGCGACGATCTGGCGCAATATGGCGGTGCAACGCTGGCGGTGCGAGCCGACATCACCAGCCCGGATGACGTCGCCGGACTGATCGAGCAGACGATCAATACCTTCGGCCACCTCGATGCGCTGATCAACAACGCCGGCATCACCCGCGACACGCTCCTGATGCGCATGAGCGAGGAAGACTGGGATGCGGTGTTGGAGACGAACCTCAAGGGCGCGTTTCTGTGCAGCAAGGCGGCGATCCGTCCGATGATGCGTCGGCGATCCGGCTCGATTGTGAATCTCACCTCTGTCGTTGGCCTCAGCGGCAACGCCGGGCAGACAAACTACTCGGCGGCCAAGGCCGGCCTGATCGGCTTCACCAAGTCGCTGGCCAAGGAAGTCGGCTCGCGCGGCATCACCGTCAACGCAGTCGCTCCGGGCTTCATCGAGACGCGCCTGACGGACGTGCTGACTGACGACACCAAGGCTGCCATGCTGGAGCGCATCCCGCTCGGGCGCTTCGGCACACCGGAAGATGTCGCCAGCGCCGTCCGCTTCCTCGTCTCTCCGGCTGCACGATACATCACCGGCGCTGTACTATCGGTCGACGGTGGGATGGCGATGTAG
- the accC gene encoding acetyl-CoA carboxylase biotin carboxylase subunit, which yields MFEKILIANRGEIALRILRACHELGVGAIVAYSEADRDSLPVRLADEAVCIGPPPAAKSYNHIPSVISAALMTGCDAIHPGYGFLAENAYIADICEEVNLTFIGPEPETISVMADKAQARQIAKKAGVPVLPGTNDPLPAAVDVRELSREIGFPLMLKAAAGGGGRGMRIAADERELLRLLPLAQAEAQAAFADGAVYAERYLENPRHIEIQIIADKHGKVLSLGERDCSMQRRHQKLIEEAPAPNISRRLRSSLEKAAVKLAKSIKYTGVGTFEFLVDRDEKYYFIEANTRVQVEHPVTEMVTGFDIINWQIRVAAGEPLPFDQKDIRTTGHAIECRINAENPMTGFTPSAGVVSGYHAPGGPGIRIDSHLYSGYRIPPNYDSMIGKLIAWGATRDDAIARMRRALSETVISGVETTIPFHHFVLNHPDFRSGNVHTGLIGELLNNADPTAMIESLPGLACPIV from the coding sequence ATGTTCGAAAAGATTCTCATTGCAAATCGCGGCGAGATCGCCCTGCGAATACTGCGTGCCTGTCACGAGCTCGGTGTCGGCGCGATCGTTGCCTACAGCGAGGCTGATCGCGATTCGCTACCGGTGCGTCTGGCCGATGAGGCGGTCTGCATTGGGCCGCCACCGGCAGCCAAGTCGTACAACCACATTCCGTCGGTCATTAGCGCAGCGCTAATGACTGGCTGCGACGCGATTCATCCCGGCTATGGATTCCTGGCTGAAAATGCCTACATCGCTGACATCTGCGAAGAGGTGAACCTGACCTTCATTGGGCCCGAGCCGGAGACGATCTCGGTCATGGCCGACAAAGCGCAGGCGCGCCAGATCGCGAAGAAGGCGGGCGTGCCGGTTCTCCCCGGCACCAACGATCCGCTACCGGCAGCGGTGGACGTGCGTGAGCTGTCGCGCGAAATCGGCTTCCCGCTGATGCTGAAGGCGGCTGCTGGTGGTGGGGGGCGCGGCATGCGCATCGCCGCCGATGAGCGCGAGCTGCTACGGCTGCTGCCGCTGGCGCAGGCCGAGGCCCAGGCGGCGTTCGCTGACGGTGCCGTCTACGCGGAACGCTATCTGGAGAATCCTCGTCACATCGAGATCCAGATCATCGCCGACAAGCACGGCAAGGTCCTTTCGCTTGGCGAACGGGATTGCTCGATGCAACGTCGGCATCAGAAGTTGATCGAGGAAGCGCCGGCACCAAATATCTCGCGCCGATTGCGCTCAAGCCTTGAAAAGGCAGCGGTCAAGCTCGCGAAGTCGATCAAGTACACCGGCGTTGGTACGTTCGAGTTCCTTGTTGACCGCGACGAGAAGTACTACTTCATCGAAGCCAACACGCGTGTGCAGGTAGAGCATCCGGTTACTGAGATGGTGACCGGGTTCGACATCATCAACTGGCAGATCCGCGTCGCCGCCGGTGAGCCGCTGCCGTTTGACCAGAAGGACATTCGCACGACCGGCCACGCGATTGAATGCCGGATCAATGCAGAAAACCCGATGACCGGCTTCACGCCGTCAGCAGGAGTTGTGAGTGGGTATCACGCGCCGGGAGGGCCGGGCATCCGGATCGACTCGCATCTCTACAGCGGCTATCGCATTCCACCGAACTACGATTCGATGATTGGCAAGCTGATTGCCTGGGGAGCAACGCGGGATGACGCCATCGCCCGGATGCGCCGCGCGTTGTCCGAGACGGTCATCAGCGGAGTTGAAACGACCATACCGTTCCACCACTTCGTGCTGAATCATCCAGACTTCCGCTCCGGCAACGTCCATACCGGTCTGATTGGTGAGCTACTGAACAACGCCGATCCAACTGCCATGATCGAAAGCCTGCCGGGCCTTGCCTGCCCGATTGTTTGA
- the tatC gene encoding twin-arginine translocase subunit TatC, whose protein sequence is MTLQEHLEELRSRILKSALAVLVALVAGLWLAFPVMEKIRDQANVTGLQAISPTEPFTVYMRVALYIAIAIAMPVLIYQLMGFVSPGLTSNERRYVIIAIPFVMVSFIIGVLFAFFVLVPRAMDFLSTFGGSIFDWNPRGADVISFYMTLMLGVGLIFELPVLMYALTLIGVMTPQRFSRFRKFAIVLSMISAAIITPTPDPFNMMLVALPTYFLYEVGIIMSRIAYRGKQRRASS, encoded by the coding sequence ATGACGCTCCAGGAGCACCTGGAGGAGTTGCGATCTCGCATTCTCAAGAGCGCATTGGCTGTGCTGGTGGCGCTGGTAGCCGGCCTCTGGCTTGCGTTCCCGGTTATGGAGAAGATCCGCGATCAGGCCAATGTCACCGGCCTGCAGGCGATCAGTCCGACTGAGCCGTTCACGGTCTACATGCGGGTGGCCCTCTACATCGCCATTGCGATAGCCATGCCGGTGCTCATCTATCAGCTGATGGGCTTTGTTTCGCCGGGCCTGACCTCAAATGAGCGCCGATACGTCATCATCGCGATTCCGTTCGTCATGGTGTCGTTCATCATCGGCGTCCTGTTCGCGTTCTTCGTCCTCGTCCCGCGTGCGATGGACTTCCTCTCGACGTTCGGCGGCTCCATTTTCGACTGGAACCCGCGCGGCGCGGACGTGATTTCGTTCTATATGACACTCATGCTCGGCGTCGGCCTCATCTTCGAGCTGCCGGTGCTGATGTACGCGCTCACGCTTATTGGCGTCATGACGCCGCAGCGCTTCAGCCGTTTCCGCAAGTTCGCGATCGTACTGTCGATGATCAGCGCGGCGATCATTACGCCGACGCCTGACCCGTTCAACATGATGCTCGTCGCGCTACCTACCTACTTCCTGTACGAAGTTGGCATCATCATGTCGCGGATCGCTTATCGCGGGAAGCAGCGCAGAGCAAGCTCGTAG
- the acpP gene encoding acyl carrier protein: MSATFDKLQAIVAEQLGVEPEKVTPDAEFVQDLNADSLDLVELIMSLEEEFGVEISDEDAEKIVKVSDAMDYIQDNEDA; encoded by the coding sequence TTGTCAGCCACCTTTGACAAGCTTCAGGCGATTGTTGCCGAGCAGCTTGGCGTTGAGCCTGAGAAGGTCACGCCTGATGCGGAGTTCGTCCAGGACCTGAATGCAGATTCGCTCGATCTAGTCGAGCTCATCATGTCGCTTGAGGAAGAGTTCGGCGTCGAGATCTCAGATGAGGACGCCGAGAAGATCGTCAAGGTTAGCGACGCGATGGACTACATTCAGGATAACGAAGACGCGTAA